The Streptomyces sp. NBC_00306 sequence GCCGGTAGCGCGCGACGGCGGCGGATTCGGCGCCGATGCCCTTGAGCACCCGCAGCCCGGCCACCAGGTCCGCGGCGATACCGGACGCCTGTGCCGCTCGTTCCTGTTCGGCCTCGCTCCGGCGCTCCAGCGGTTTGCTCAGCAGGTGGCCGAGCCACAGAAGAAGGGGTGTGCCGAGGAGCACCACGAGTCCGAGCAGGACCGAGATGCGTACCAGGACCACCGCGCTGACGAGGAGTCCGGTCATCGCCGCGACGGCGACGATCACGGCCATGTTGACGGCGCCGACCCGCTTGGCGTCCTCGGTCGCGATGTTCGTGAGCTCTCCGGGAAGCCGTCCGCTGTCCGCGCCGCCCTCCGGCGCCAGGATCCGGCCGACGAGCCGGGTCCTGAGGCGGTGGGCCGCGGTCTCCGCCGCCCGTTCACCGGCACGGGCGCCGAACCGGAAGCTGAACGACAGTCCCACGTAGACGACGGCCAGCGCCGCGATGCCCAGCAGCAGCCCGCCGGTGTCGCTCTTGGCGACACCCTGGTCGATCACGACACCGATGAGCACGGGGACCAGGGCCTCGCCCGCCTGGTGCCCGGCGCCGAGCAGCGAGCCGATGGCCACGTCGCGACGCTGTCCTGTGACAGAGCTCCGCAGAACATCCCGCCCCGACAGGTCTGTTGCGCCCACCGCACTCCTCCGGACCTGCTTGGCAGTGCCCATGGACCGAGCACGAGAACTTAGGTAAGGCTAGACTAACCACGACCTGATGGGCCACCCCTCGTCGACGATCGAGGCAGTTGCGTGATCCGGCGGCGGGACGGCGTGGGCGACGGCACTCAGAGCGGGCCCGAGTGCGCCGATTCCGGGGGCACTTGAGCCGCTCGCGCCGCACCGTCGGGATCGTCGATCCGCACCAGCCGGTAGTGCTGCTCGTATGTGGACCTCTTGCGCCGGTCCGCCTTCTTCGGCCTCGCCCGACGGGCGGCCGCCACGAGCGCGCCGACCTCGGGACGCTCCCTGCGCAGCCGGTAGAACGCGCGCCCGGACATCCCGACGAGTGCGGCCGCCGGGCCGTGCAGGGCGCCGCCGCGCATGGCCGTCAACAGGACCCGCAGCGCCGTCGGGTTGAGGGTCGTCGCACCCGGGGCCGGTCCGCGCGCCCTGGCCATCGTGACCGCGGCAGCCATCGCGGCCGCGAACGTGGGGTCGTGCTCCTGCCAGGCCGCCAGCAACCGCTCGGAGACGCCGGCCGCCACCGCGCACCCCGGCGGCCCCAGCCCGAGAGCGGCAGCCCGTACGGCGTCGGCCATCCGCGCGGCGGTCTCCTCGCGCAGAGTCGGTTTCGCACCCAACGCGTGGAGCAGGGCCCTGTCGACGTCCTCTTGTGCGTCGAGGCCTGCCACCACACCATCGGCCCACGACTCCAGCCGATTCGCGGGGTCGACTCGTCGCTCATCCACTCGCAACACCTTCTTAGGTTAGCCTCACCTAAGCACATTCCGGAGTGGGATGACGACCCGTTCACAGGAAAGGATCAGCTTGTGCTCTGCACCAGGTTGACCAACGCACGTGTCATCACGATGGACCCGGCGCGCCCCGCCGCCCGTGAGATCGGCATCTGGCGGGGACGCATCGTGGGCCTGGACGAGGAGGTGGCCGCACTCCCCGCCCGGCAGGTGGTGGACCTGGACGGGGCGACCGTGCTGCCGGGCTTCATCGACAGCCATGTGCACCTCGCCTGGACGGGACTGAAGGCGCGGACACCGGACATCGCCCCCAGCACCTGCGTCGACGACATCCTGGCCATCGTCGCGCAGGCCGTCGCCGACGCACCGCCCGGCAGCTGGGTCGACCTGGGCGGCTACGACCAGCGCACCCTCGACCGCCCCCTGGGCGCCGCGGAACTGGACACCGTGAGCCACGGGCGCAAGGTGTACCTCGGACACATCTCCGGACATGCGTGCCTGGTCAACACCGCGATCCTGGACCTGCTTCCGCAGAGCGTCCGGCACACGAACGGCTTTCTCGCCGAGGAGGCCATGGGTGCGGCCCTGCGGCTGCGGCCACCGCATTCCCTGACCGAACTCGTCGACGCGATCGAGACCGCCGGGTGGACGTGCCGGAGCGAGGGTGTGACGGCGTGTGCCGAAGCCGGCATCGGCAGCGAGCTGTTCGCCCACAGCCCCGTCGAAGCCGCCGCCTACCAACTCGCCCACGAGGCGGGGCGATTGCCGATCCGGCTCCAGCTCATGGTGGCCGCGGACGCCCTGAAGCCCGTCGACGCCGCGCGGGAGGACATGACGTCGCGCGCCTTCGGCCTCGGTCTGCGCACCGGCTTCGGGGACGGGCACCTGTCGCTCGGCGCCCTCAAGGTCTTCACCGACGGCGGCATGATGGCGCGGACCGCCGCACTCACCGAGCCCTACCTCGGCACACAGTCGGCGGGTCAGCTCCAGATGCCCGCCGAGCAGCTCGAGGACACCATCGCCCAGGGCCACCTCGCGGGCTGGCAGCTCGCCGTGCACGCCATCGGGGACCGCGCGGTCGATGTCGCGCTGGGCGCCCTGGAGAAGGCGCAGCGCCTGCACCACCGCCCGGAGGCCCGGCACCGCGTCGAACACGCCGGTCTTGTCCGCCCGGACCAGCTGGCCCGGTTCGCCGCCGTGGGGGCCACCGCCGTCGTCCAGCCCAGCTTCCTGCGGTACTTCGGCGACGACTACGCGGCGATCATGGGCAGTGAGCGGGCACCGTGGCTCTACCGGGGCCGCGGCTTCCTCGACAACGGCGTCCGCCTGGTCGGGAGTTCGGACCGTCCTGTCGCCGACGGCGCGCCACTGCGGGCCATCCAGTTCATGGTGGAGCGGGCCTCCGAGTC is a genomic window containing:
- a CDS encoding amidohydrolase, which encodes MLCTRLTNARVITMDPARPAAREIGIWRGRIVGLDEEVAALPARQVVDLDGATVLPGFIDSHVHLAWTGLKARTPDIAPSTCVDDILAIVAQAVADAPPGSWVDLGGYDQRTLDRPLGAAELDTVSHGRKVYLGHISGHACLVNTAILDLLPQSVRHTNGFLAEEAMGAALRLRPPHSLTELVDAIETAGWTCRSEGVTACAEAGIGSELFAHSPVEAAAYQLAHEAGRLPIRLQLMVAADALKPVDAAREDMTSRAFGLGLRTGFGDGHLSLGALKVFTDGGMMARTAALTEPYLGTQSAGQLQMPAEQLEDTIAQGHLAGWQLAVHAIGDRAVDVALGALEKAQRLHHRPEARHRVEHAGLVRPDQLARFAAVGATAVVQPSFLRYFGDDYAAIMGSERAPWLYRGRGFLDNGVRLVGSSDRPVADGAPLRAIQFMVERASESGRPIGADEGIGVEEALRAYTSDGAYACHWEDSAGSITAGKRADFVVLEDDPRRVPISKIGDIAVIGTWLEGNRSSKGPTA